TGCTTTTGCTTGATCACCTGTAAACTCAGTGACTTGGAAAATTCCATTAGCATCTGAAGTATATTCCATGATAATGTCCCTAACGGTAAAATTTGAACCATTACCTAAGTATTGATATTTTACAAATTGAGCATATGGGATAAAAGCATCAAATGCATCACCATTTGATTGAATGTATTCTGTTTCTACATCTTCATTTTCTTCCGTTTGCGCATGAACATTTAGTTGTGAATAAGGTAAAATGAATATGGCTATAATCAATGAGATGACAATGTTTTTATCTATTTTTGTTGTTATATTTAACATTTGAGTACCTCCTTAATTAAGCAAAATAAAGTTTAACTTCTTATCAAAAGTATTATATCATAAGAAGTTAACTGATTAATGATGAATAATCGAAATAAGATTGAAAAACATCGTATTATATGAATAATTTATGAATTTAATATGAAGAGTTATAGTTTGTTACTAAAGTCCAAAATTGATTTTTAGCTTTGATAGGTGCATTTTATGTGCAACTAGTCTTATAAAATGGAATTATAGTCAATTTATGTTAAAATATTATTATTAGTTTAATGATTTATACGGAGATAGGAGACTATAATAATGAATGATTGTGTGTTTTGTAAAATAATCGAAGGTGACATACCTTCTTCAAAAGTTTATGAAGATGAAAAAATATATGCATTTTTAGATATTTCGCAAGTGACAAAAGGTCATACTTTAATTGTACCAAAAGAACATGTTAAAGATATTTATGAATATGATGAAATACTTGCTGCCGATGTTTTTAGCCGCATTCCGATGGTAGCGCGTGCTTTGAAAAAAGCATTTCCTGATATGAAAGGCTTAAATATTGTTAATAATAATGAACCGCTAGCTTACCAATCTGTTTTTCATTCGCATTTTCATTTAATCCCACGCTATCAGGAAGATGAAGGTTTTGCTATGAAGTTCGAAAACAATCAAACTAACTACAACCAAGATGATTTATTGGAAATAGCTGATACAATCAATAAAAATATACAATAGGAGCGTTAATATTATGGCTGGATTTAAAAGTGGCTTTTTATGGGGAGCTGTATTCGGTGGAATGGCTGGTTTAATGAATGCGCCTGCCAGTGGACGTGAAACGCGACAAAACATAAAAGATTTCATTGATCAAACAACGGATGATGTGAATGATGTACGATTCAAAGTGGATAATTTAAAAATGGCGATTGAACGCTTATCAACAGAAGGGCTATCGAGTGCTTCAACAGCGTCAAAAGATATTCAAGTCTCAGTCCAACATTTTCAAGAGGAAACTAAACCTAGAATAAGACGAATTAAAGAGAAAGCAGAAAAATTACAAGAGTCAATTGATGAAAATGTTGAAAAATTTAATGAAAATTCCTAAAGATTTTTGGATTCACTTTATCTTATATCGGATTAAATGATATAGTATTCATTGTTAGAAAAATTATTTTTGAATGGAGACGAAGTACTCAATGAAAAAAAGTTTAAAGAAAATGGCTGTTATTGCTGCTTCATTAGTAGCTATTGGAGGCGTTGTATACTCTTCAACAGCAACTGCACAAAATGAAGGTGTGATTGCAACTGTAGGCGAACAAGAAATTTCTCAAGAGGAATTTTATCAAGAATTAAAAGCTGTTGCGGGTGACGTTACCTTAAGAACAATGATTTTAGAAATGGTTCTTGAACATAGTGTACCAGATGCACAAGCATTAAGAACATCAGCGGAAGAGGAAGTTAGTGCTCAAATTGATGAAGCGGGTGGTCAAGAAGTCTTTGATCAATTATTAGCTTATCAACAATTAGGTACAACTGAAGATTTTACCGAACAAATCTATTTACGCAATCTCTTCCAAGCTGTCATTGAACAAAATACAGATATGTCTGACGCAGCCATTCAAAATTTCTACGACAATGAATATGCTCCGACCATGGAAGCTCAACACATTTTAGTTGAAACTGAAGAAGAAGCTTTAGCCGTCATTGAACGTATCAATAATGGTGAAGAGTTTGATGCTGTAGCACAAGAAGTATCGTTAGATAGCTCAGCTTCAAACGGTGGTTTATTAAGTCCATTTACCACAGGTCAAATGGTTCCTGAATTTGAGGAAGCTGTTGTTAGTCAAGAAAATGGTGAGATGACACAAGTGCCAGTTCAATCTTCATACGGTTACCATGTCATTCGTACAATTAATAATGGTACGAAAGCACCTTTAGATGAAATCCGTGATGATGTGGAATTACAATACATTAATAGTAAATTAGAAGATTCAGCCTATGCATTTGGCATTATTGGTCGTTTAGTACAAGATGCTAACGTTCAAATTAATGACGAAGATTTAGCTACTGCTATTGATGATTTACTAGCTATGGCAGCTCCAACAGAAGAAGAAGCAGCTACTGAAGAATCCGCAGCTACTGAAGAAACAGTAGAAGCTGATGCAGAATCTACTACTGAAGAATCTGCTGAATAGTTAAGTTTAAGAAATTTATTTTGAGGGGAGTAGCTAATTTGATTAGTTGTTCTCCTCTTTTGTAAATAAATTATTCGGCATTAAGATAATAGTACCAACTAGACAAAGAAAAATAATTAGTATATTATAAGACTATAATTTTTGAACTATCACAATGTGATTAAAGGAGTGCAATTCAATGGAAATGAAAAAGCTATTGACTAGAGGATCTTTGTTATTAGGATCCATGTTAGTTCTAGCCG
This window of the Fundicoccus culcitae genome carries:
- a CDS encoding HIT family protein, which encodes MNDCVFCKIIEGDIPSSKVYEDEKIYAFLDISQVTKGHTLIVPKEHVKDIYEYDEILAADVFSRIPMVARALKKAFPDMKGLNIVNNNEPLAYQSVFHSHFHLIPRYQEDEGFAMKFENNQTNYNQDDLLEIADTINKNIQ
- a CDS encoding YtxH domain-containing protein, with translation MAGFKSGFLWGAVFGGMAGLMNAPASGRETRQNIKDFIDQTTDDVNDVRFKVDNLKMAIERLSTEGLSSASTASKDIQVSVQHFQEETKPRIRRIKEKAEKLQESIDENVEKFNENS
- a CDS encoding peptidylprolyl isomerase yields the protein MKKSLKKMAVIAASLVAIGGVVYSSTATAQNEGVIATVGEQEISQEEFYQELKAVAGDVTLRTMILEMVLEHSVPDAQALRTSAEEEVSAQIDEAGGQEVFDQLLAYQQLGTTEDFTEQIYLRNLFQAVIEQNTDMSDAAIQNFYDNEYAPTMEAQHILVETEEEALAVIERINNGEEFDAVAQEVSLDSSASNGGLLSPFTTGQMVPEFEEAVVSQENGEMTQVPVQSSYGYHVIRTINNGTKAPLDEIRDDVELQYINSKLEDSAYAFGIIGRLVQDANVQINDEDLATAIDDLLAMAAPTEEEAATEESAATEETVEADAESTTEESAE